In one window of Camelina sativa cultivar DH55 chromosome 15, Cs, whole genome shotgun sequence DNA:
- the LOC104744529 gene encoding germin-like protein subfamily 1 member 6: protein MELLLRLLAAHVILLALSYSFVYCYDPSPLQDFCVAANETNRVFVNGKVCKDPKSVTANDFSYSGLNIPGNTTSFMGSNVTTVNVNKIPGLNTLGVSFARLDFAREGLIPPHIHPRASEILMVTKGTLLVGFVSSNQDNNRLFSKVLRTGDVFVFPIGLIHFQMNIGRTRAVAFAGFGSQNPGTITIADAVFGSSPSIPREVLAKAFQLEANLVRFLQIVYGPALWS from the exons ATGGAATTGCTTCTTCGCCTCCTTGCAGCTCACGTTATCTTATTGGCTTTATCATATTCATTTGTGTATTGTTACGATCCAAGTCCTCTTCAAGACTTTTGTGTTGCCGCCAACGAAACTAATCGAG TTTTCGTGAATGGAAAAGTGTGTAAAGATCCAAAATCAGTAACAGcaaatgatttctcttattcgGGATTAAACATCCCCGGAAACACAACCAGCTTCATGGGTTCTAATGTCACAACGGTGAATGTTAACAAAATCCCTGGACTCAACACACTCGGAGTCTCCTTCGCTCGCTTAGACTTTGCTCGGGAAGGTCTAATCCCACCGCACATACATCCACGCGCCTCTGAAATACTCATGGTCACCAAAGGAACACTCCTGGTTGGGTTTGTCTCTTCGAACCAAGACAACAACAGACTGTTCTCCAAGGTTCTTAGAACAGGAGACGTTTTTGTGTTTCCCATTGGTTTGATACATTTTCAAATGAACATTGGGAGGACAAGGGCCGTTGCGTTTGCTGGGTTTGGGAGCCAGAATCCTGGTACGATTACGATCGCAGACGCGGTTTTTGGATCGAGCCCTTCGATTCCTCGAGAGGTTTTGGCTAAAGCTTTTCAGTTAGAAGCTAACTTGGTTAGATTTCTCCAGATAGTGTATGGTCCTGCATTATGGTCGTAG
- the LOC104744528 gene encoding 40S ribosomal protein S16-1: protein MATQPAKESVQCFGRKKTAVAVTHCKRGTGLIKLNGSPIELHQPEILRFKIFEPILLLGKHRFAGVDMRIRVNGGGNTSQVYAIRQSIAKALVAYYQKYVDEQSKKEIKDILVRYDRTLLVADPRRCEPKKFGGRGARARFQKSYR from the coding sequence ATGGCGACCCAACCGGCGAAAGAGTCAGTTCAATGCTTCGGAAGGAAGAAGACAGCCGTTGCCGTCACCCACTGCAAACGAGGTACTGGTCTGATCAAGCTCAATGGTTCACCAATCGAGCTACATCAGCCAGAGATCCTCAGATTCAAGATCTTCGAGCCAATCCTACTCCTCGGAAAACACCGTTTCGCCGGAGTTGACATGAGGATCCGTGTCAACGGTGGTGGTAACACATCTCAGGTATACGCAATCCGTCAGAGCATCGCGAAGGCTCTCGTTGCTTACTACCAGAAGTATGTGGATGAGCAGTCGAAGAAGGAGATTAAGGATATCTTGGTGAGGTACGATAGGACTCTACTTGTGGCTGATCCGAGAAGGTGCGAGCCGAAGAAGTTTGGTGGTCGTGGTGCTCGTGCTCGTTTCCAGAAGAGTTAccgttaa
- the LOC104744527 gene encoding probable UDP-N-acetylglucosamine--peptide N-acetylglucosaminyltransferase SEC, whose amino-acid sequence MISSKNGAAMISRPVFLSDRVDELFSRKLDLSSVSSSSSSSLLQQFNKTHEGDDDVRLGLAHQLYKAGDFKQALEHSNMVYQRNPLRTDNLLLIGAIYYQLQEYDMCIARNEEALRIQPQFAECYGNMANAWKEKGDTDRAIRYYLIAIELRPNFADAWSNLASAYMRKGRLSEATQCCQQALSLNPLLVDAHSNLGNLMKAQGLIHEAYSCYLEAVRIQPTFAIAWSNLAGLFMESGDLNRALQYYKEAVKLKPAFPDAYLNLGNVYKALGRPTEAIMCYQHALQMRPNCAMAFGNIASIYYEQGQLDLAIRHYKQAISRDNRFLEAYNNLGNALKDIGRVDEAIRCYNQCLALQPNHPQAMANLGNIYMEWNMMGPASSLFKATLAVTTGLSAPFNNLAIIYKQQGNYSDAISCYNEVLRIDPLAADALVNRGNTYKEIGRVTEAIQDYMHAINFRPTMAEAHANLASAYKDSGHVEAAITSYKQALLLRPDFPEATCNLLHTLQCVCCWEDRSKMFAEVENIIRRQINMSVLPSVQPFHAIAYPIDPILALEISRKYAAHCSIIASRFGLPPFTHPFGLPVKREGGFKRLRIGYVSSDFGNHPLSHLMGSVFGMHNRENVEVFCYALSANDNTEWRQRIQSEAEHFLDVSAMSSDAIAKIINEDKIQILINLNGYTKGARNEIFAMQPAPIQVSYMGFPGTTGATYIDYLVTDEFVSPLQYAHIYSEKLVHLPHCYFVNDYKQKNQDVLDPNSKPKRSDYGLPEDKFIFACFNQLYKMDPEIVNTWCNILKRVPNSALWLLRFPAAGEMRFRTYAAAQGVQSDQIIFTDVAMKSEHIRRSVLADVILDTPLCNGHTTGTDVLWAGVPMITLPLEKMATRVAGSLCLATGLGHEMIVNNLEEYEEKAVSLALNKPKLEALTKELKASRLTCPLFDTMRWVKNLERSYFKMWNLHCSGQQPQHFKVLENDLEFPHDR is encoded by the exons ATGATCTCGTCTAAAAACGGAGCTGCGATGATCTCTCGACCTGTGTTTCTTTCGGATCGAGTTGATGAACTCTTCTctagaaagcttgatttatcatctgtttcttcttcctcttcttccagtCTTCTCCAGCAGTTCAATAAGACTCATGAAG GTGATGATGACGTACGCCTAGGTCTTGCTCATCAGCTTTACAAAGCAGGGGATTTTAAACAAGCTTTAGAGCACAGCAATATGGTTTACCAGAGAAACCCTTTACGTACtgataatcttcttcttattggtgCTATCTATTACCAG CTCCAAGAGTATGATATGTGCATAGCTAGAAACGAAGAAGCTCTTCGTATTCAACCTCAGTTTGCTGAGTGTTATGGAAACATGGCAAACGCATGGAAG GAAAAAGGGGACACTGATCGAGCTATCCGCTACTACTTAATTGCAATTGAG CTGCGGCCCAACTTTGCTGATGCTTGGTCGAACTTGGCAAGTGCTTACATGCGAAAGGGAAGACTCAGCGAGGCAACACAATGCTGTCAGCAGGCCCTCTCACTGAACCCACTTCTG GTTGACGCACATAGTAATCTGGGGAATCTGATGAAGGCTCAAGGATTGATTCATGAA GCATACAGTTGTTACCTTGAAGCTGTTCGCATACAACCAACATTTGCTATCGCATGGTCGAATCTTGCTGGTCTTTTCATGGAGTCAGGTGATCTCAATAGAGCCCTTCAATACTACAAG GAAGCTGTGAAGTTGAAACCTGCATTCCCTGATGCATATTTAAATCTAGGAAACGTGTATAAG gCTCTCGGAAGACCTACAGAAGCAATCATGTGTTATCAGCATGCCTTACAGATGCGGCCAAATTGTGCAATGGCATTTG GCAATATAGCCAGTATATACTATGAGCAAGGTCAACTAGATTTAGCAATTCGACACTACAAGCAGGCTATCTCCCGAGATAACCGATTTTTAGAGGCTTACAACAACTTG GGTAATGCATTGAAGGATATTGGGCGAGTTGATGAAGCAATCCGGTGTTATAAT CAATGTCTGGCTTTACAACCAAATCATCCACAAGCGATGGCCAACCTTGGAAATATTTATATGGAGTG GAATATGATGGGTCCTGCTTCCTCATTATTCAAGGCCACTCTGGCTGTAACTACAGGGCTATCTGCTCCGTTCAATAACCTTGCAATAATTTACAAGCAACAG GGAAATTACTCGGATGCTATATCCTGCTATAATGAGGTTCTTCGTATCGACCCTTTGGCAGCTGATGCTCTGGTTAATAGAGGGAATACTTACAAAGAAATCGGGAGGGTAACTGAAGCAATTCAGGATTACATGCATGCTATTAATTTCCGGCCTACAATGGCTGAAGCTCATGCGAACCTGGCTTCAGCTTACAAGGATAG TGGGCATGTGGAAGCTGCCATTACGAGCTATAAGCAGGCCTTGCTACTACGACCAGACTTCCCAGAAGCAACGTGCAACCTTCTGCACACCTTGCAG TGTGTATGCTGTTGGGAGGACCGCAGCAAAATGTTCGCTGAAGTTGAAAACATTATTAGGAGGCAAATAAAT ATGTCGGTCCTTCCAAGTGTCCAGCCCTTCCATGCGATAGCATATCCTATTGATCCTATTCTTGCCCTTGAAATCAG TCGCAAATATGCTGCACACTGCTCCATAATCGCTTCCCGTTTTGGACTACCTCCTTTTACCCATCCATTTGGGCTCCCTGTTAAACGTGAGGGAGGATTTAAGAGATTAAGGATTGGATATGTGAGCAGCGATTTCGGTAATCATCCATTGTCACACCTCATGGGATCAGTGTTTGGGATGCACAACAGAGAAAACGTGGAG GTTTTCTGCTATGCATTGAGTGCAAATGACAATACTGAGTGGAGACAGCGTATCCAGTCAGAAGCTGAGCATTTCCTGGACGTTTCTGCTATGTCATCCGATGCTATCgccaaaattataaatgaaGACAAAATCCAGATCCTCATTAATCTAAACGGTTACACCAAG GGGGCAAGAAATGAAATTTTTGCCATGCAGCCTGCACCGATTCAGGTTTCATATATGGGCTTCCCGGGTACAACTGGGGCAACCTATATTGACTATCTAGTGACTGATGAG TTTGTGTCTCCTCTGCAATATGCACATATTTACTCAGAGAAGCTGGTCCATCTTCCCCATTGCTACTTTGTCAATGATTACAAGCAG AAAAACCAGGATGTGTTGGATCCAAATTCTAAGCCCAAGCGATCAGATTATGGACTTCCCGAAGACAAATTCATATTTGCATGCTTCAACCAATTGTACAAAATGGATCCTGAGATCGTTAATACTTG gtgCAACATTCTTAAACGAGTACCCAACAGTGCTCTTTGGCTTCTCCGTTTTCCAGCAGCTGGAGAGATGAGGTTTCGCACAT ATGCTGCTGCCCAAGGTGTACAGTCTGATCAAATTATCTTCACTGATGTTGCCATGAAGAGTGAACATATCAGGCGAAGTGTCCTTGCTGATGTAATCCTCGACAC GCCTCTGTGCAACGGACACACAACAGGAACAGATGTGCTGTGGGCTGGTGTACCGATGATAACATTACCGCTTGAGAAAATGGCAACTCGAGTGGCTGGATCACTCTGCCTTGCAACTGGTCTGGGCCATGAGATGATAGTTAACAA CTTGGAGGAGTACGAAGAGAAGGCTGTCTCTTTGGCACTGAACAAACCAAAGCTTGAGGCACTAACTAAGGAACTGAAGGCTAGCCGCTTAACCTGTCCTCTATTCGACACCATGCGCTGG GTGAAGAATCTAGAAAGGTCATACTTCAAAATGTGGAACCTCCATTGCTCTGGACAACAGCCACAACACTTTAAGGTGTTGGAAAACGACCTAGAATTCCCACATGACAGATGA